Proteins encoded in a region of the Lujinxingia vulgaris genome:
- a CDS encoding DUF2442 domain-containing protein — MKSRKSTIHVLARGVESRGFERDGVSVSGELECEDWEGFENLFVLTSAMHLGEVADVVRAANRKKHLRGLLVEQSHDTRWILAMLERANLRTLKHTLVHSDMRVFRRIVNAWAMGAQDELIADATVMEGGLFVRTCALETLEVEVREVKALRKASRDEVHTFEVADDGAYIYWPDLDVHLNVESVRVVLDPTLKSELMLARQRDEQRMGAALRKIRERKGLRQADIEGVSTRQVGRIERGEVRARHATLELFARAHGEELNTYLQELSRVMRELRAITP, encoded by the coding sequence ATGAAGTCACGAAAATCGACCATTCATGTGTTGGCGCGAGGGGTTGAGTCGCGAGGTTTTGAGCGCGACGGGGTAAGCGTCAGCGGGGAGTTGGAGTGCGAGGATTGGGAGGGGTTTGAAAACCTCTTTGTGCTGACATCTGCGATGCATCTCGGGGAGGTGGCGGATGTGGTGCGGGCGGCCAATCGCAAAAAGCATTTGCGGGGGCTTCTGGTGGAGCAGTCTCATGATACCCGGTGGATTCTGGCGATGTTGGAGCGGGCGAATCTGCGCACGCTTAAACACACGTTGGTGCATTCCGACATGCGGGTCTTCCGTCGCATTGTAAACGCCTGGGCGATGGGGGCTCAGGACGAGCTTATTGCCGACGCCACGGTCATGGAGGGGGGGCTCTTTGTGCGGACCTGCGCGCTGGAGACGCTGGAGGTCGAGGTGCGCGAGGTTAAGGCGTTGCGGAAAGCGAGCCGCGATGAGGTTCATACGTTCGAGGTGGCCGATGATGGGGCTTATATCTACTGGCCTGACCTCGACGTTCATTTGAATGTCGAGTCGGTTCGTGTGGTGCTCGACCCGACGTTAAAGAGCGAGTTGATGTTGGCGCGTCAGCGCGATGAGCAGCGGATGGGGGCTGCGCTGCGGAAGATTCGCGAGCGTAAAGGGTTGCGTCAGGCCGATATCGAGGGGGTTTCTACGCGGCAGGTCGGGCGTATTGAGCGTGGAGAGGTGCGGGCGCGTCATGCCACATTGGAGCTTTTTGCCAGGGCGCATGGCGAAGAACTCAACACGTATCTGCAGGAACTCAGCCGCGTGATGCGCGAGCTTCGCGCGATTACGCCGTGA
- a CDS encoding methanobactin export MATE transporter MbnM, producing the protein MTHALRPTPALLLVLASALAAPLGCSEATSPEVASPPIPSHFPAPRIPPTNPWTVEKAELGRALFYDTRLSGNGTQSCSSCHPQSRAFTDVLPRAMGSTGEEHPRRSMTLTNVAWNQTYNWANPLVTTLEQQALTPLFGEHPVELGLAGREDELIARLQNEPFYRQRFAAAFPDADAPITLTHITYALASFQRTLVSGSSAFDRFMYEGDTSNFPESARRGMSLFFSERLECFHCHGGFNFSDATDHQGLTTTSAPFHVTGLYNIDGQGAYPAPNTGVHEVTGRPEDMGRFKAPTLRNVAVRAPYMHDGSVADLDAVIDHYAAGGRTIPDGPNAGVGYLNPNLSLFVPGFLITDEEREDLKAFLHSLTDHNFLTNPALGPPADLPPFEPQVGE; encoded by the coding sequence GTGACCCACGCGCTGCGCCCCACTCCCGCCCTCCTCCTCGTGCTCGCCAGCGCGCTTGCGGCTCCGCTCGGCTGCTCCGAGGCCACCTCCCCCGAGGTGGCCTCGCCACCCATCCCCTCGCATTTTCCCGCCCCCCGCATCCCCCCAACCAACCCCTGGACGGTTGAAAAAGCCGAGCTCGGCCGCGCCCTCTTCTACGACACGCGTCTCTCGGGCAACGGAACCCAATCCTGCTCCAGCTGCCACCCCCAGTCTCGCGCCTTCACCGACGTCCTCCCCCGCGCCATGGGCTCCACCGGCGAAGAACACCCGCGCCGCAGCATGACCCTGACCAACGTCGCCTGGAACCAGACCTACAACTGGGCCAACCCCCTGGTCACCACCCTGGAGCAGCAGGCCCTCACCCCCCTCTTCGGCGAACACCCCGTCGAGCTCGGTCTGGCCGGACGCGAAGACGAACTCATCGCTCGCCTGCAAAACGAACCCTTCTACCGCCAGCGCTTCGCCGCCGCCTTCCCCGACGCCGACGCGCCCATCACCCTCACCCACATCACCTACGCGCTCGCCAGCTTCCAGCGCACGCTGGTCTCCGGCTCCAGCGCCTTTGACCGCTTCATGTACGAAGGCGACACCTCCAACTTCCCAGAGTCCGCGCGCCGCGGCATGAGCCTCTTCTTCTCCGAGCGCCTGGAGTGCTTCCACTGCCACGGCGGCTTCAACTTCTCCGACGCCACCGACCACCAGGGCCTCACCACCACCTCGGCCCCCTTCCACGTCACCGGTCTCTACAACATCGACGGCCAGGGCGCCTACCCCGCCCCCAACACCGGCGTGCACGAAGTCACCGGCCGCCCCGAAGACATGGGCCGCTTCAAAGCCCCCACCCTCCGCAACGTTGCGGTGCGCGCCCCCTACATGCACGACGGCAGCGTCGCCGACCTCGACGCCGTCATCGACCACTACGCCGCCGGCGGCCGCACCATCCCCGACGGTCCCAACGCCGGCGTCGGCTACCTCAACCCCAACCTGAGCCTCTTCGTCCCCGGCTTCTTAATCACCGACGAGGAGCGCGAAGACCTCAAAGCCTTCCTCCACAGCCTCACCGACCACAACTTCCTCACCAACCCCGCCCTTGGCCCCCCTGCCGATCTTCCCCCCTTTGAGCCGCAGGTTGGCGAGTGA
- a CDS encoding MbnP family copper-binding protein, which translates to MRPHTSPLTRTLLLPPLLLLGTACGNAGDDTTTQPLTLNFAAQVGDEAFACGQTYEGLGTTESSFEPFDFRLFISEIELRDTNGQWQPLNLDQDGTWQHESLALLDFEDATGRCQNGTTETRDIVTGTLPEGSYDALRFTIGVPFELNHIDAATAPAPLNQSAMFWNWLGGYKFMRIEGATTGLSTGWQFHLGSTACEPAEGGGATSCANANRPRIELSDVDFDADTLVFDLARLLASANLDAHQEGTPAGCMSGPTDTDCQPIFSALNLPHSEQSPEPRQVVRIQSR; encoded by the coding sequence ATGCGCCCACACACCTCCCCGCTGACCCGCACTCTTTTACTTCCGCCTCTCCTTTTGCTCGGCACCGCCTGCGGCAACGCCGGCGACGACACCACCACCCAACCCCTCACCCTAAACTTCGCCGCTCAGGTCGGCGATGAGGCGTTTGCGTGTGGACAGACCTATGAGGGCCTGGGCACCACCGAAAGTTCCTTTGAACCCTTCGACTTCCGCCTCTTCATCAGCGAGATTGAGCTGCGCGACACCAACGGCCAGTGGCAGCCCCTCAACCTCGATCAAGACGGCACCTGGCAGCACGAAAGCCTCGCTCTCCTCGACTTCGAAGACGCCACCGGACGCTGCCAGAACGGCACCACCGAGACCCGCGACATCGTCACCGGCACGCTCCCCGAGGGCTCCTACGACGCCCTTCGCTTCACCATCGGCGTGCCCTTTGAGCTCAACCACATCGACGCCGCCACCGCACCCGCCCCGCTCAACCAGAGCGCGATGTTCTGGAACTGGCTGGGCGGCTACAAATTCATGCGCATCGAAGGCGCCACCACCGGCCTGAGCACCGGCTGGCAATTCCACCTCGGCAGCACCGCCTGCGAGCCGGCCGAAGGCGGCGGCGCCACCTCCTGCGCCAACGCCAACCGCCCCCGGATCGAGCTGAGCGATGTCGACTTCGACGCCGACACCCTCGTCTTTGACCTCGCCAGACTCCTCGCCAGCGCCAACCTTGATGCGCACCAGGAAGGCACCCCGGCCGGCTGCATGTCCGGTCCCACCGACACCGACTGCCAGCCGATCTTCTCCGCGCTCAACCTCCCGCACAGCGAGCAAAGCCCCGAGCCCCGCCAGGTCGTGCGCATCCAGAGTCGCTAA
- a CDS encoding DUF2795 domain-containing protein translates to MTDYRISATPSPTTIARVLRGLRYPVGRNGLLQHATDAYAGELILSALNCMPDRTFVDLDDLLHAYKFERHMPGGLPTPAPGP, encoded by the coding sequence ATGACGGACTACCGGATCAGTGCCACCCCCTCCCCGACCACCATCGCCCGGGTGCTCCGGGGTTTGCGTTACCCGGTGGGTCGAAACGGGCTCTTGCAACACGCCACCGATGCCTACGCCGGCGAGTTGATCCTCTCGGCGCTCAATTGCATGCCCGATCGGACCTTCGTCGACCTCGACGACCTCCTGCACGCCTATAAATTCGAGCGCCACATGCCCGGCGGCCTACCCACACCCGCACCTGGCCCCTGA
- a CDS encoding peptide-N-glycosidase F-related protein has translation MPSLPHRSPVPGHLLAILCLAVLSACSSPEPEAPIVVEEEVPLYDFDDAAPWYPCPDTASFDERVVEVVAMDRVHQYFGDEDRRTVESPVTFPEGDWSQVGLKLELACPEGMVCDHWDRTASLELIANPDAAEGDQNPVELARHITPYRRGMCQYIDLTPMAGLFTGERALRSFIDTWVGPGHAQGEGWEVSVSFYLTPGYPEAADEVINLIPRQAITVGEIEPDQNVASQLPELSFTLPEGFRRVEAHLTTTGHSFGNTRNCAEFCEMRHDLLLNNDALFSVNPWRADCAQNPVSPQAGTWEYARNGWCPGAVAVGDRVDLTDAVQAGENTLSLDILLADGSEYDNTSPVDLLPSTQVALKLYVWR, from the coding sequence ATGCCCTCCCTTCCTCACCGCTCGCCAGTCCCCGGCCACCTCCTCGCCATCCTGTGCCTGGCCGTTCTCAGCGCCTGCTCCTCCCCCGAACCCGAAGCGCCGATCGTCGTTGAAGAAGAAGTCCCCCTCTACGACTTCGACGACGCCGCCCCCTGGTACCCCTGCCCCGACACTGCCTCCTTCGACGAGCGCGTCGTCGAGGTCGTGGCCATGGACCGCGTCCACCAGTACTTCGGCGATGAAGACCGCCGCACCGTCGAATCGCCCGTGACCTTCCCCGAAGGCGACTGGTCGCAGGTGGGCCTCAAACTGGAGCTGGCCTGCCCCGAGGGCATGGTCTGCGACCACTGGGACCGCACCGCCAGCCTGGAGCTCATCGCCAACCCCGACGCCGCCGAAGGCGACCAGAACCCGGTGGAGCTCGCCCGCCACATCACCCCCTACCGCCGCGGCATGTGCCAGTACATTGACCTCACCCCCATGGCAGGCCTCTTCACTGGCGAGCGCGCGCTGCGCTCCTTCATCGACACCTGGGTGGGCCCCGGCCATGCGCAGGGCGAGGGCTGGGAGGTGAGCGTGAGCTTCTACTTAACGCCGGGGTATCCCGAAGCGGCCGACGAGGTCATCAACCTTATCCCTCGCCAGGCCATCACCGTGGGTGAGATCGAGCCCGACCAGAACGTCGCCTCCCAGCTCCCCGAGCTGAGCTTTACGCTCCCCGAGGGCTTCCGCCGGGTGGAGGCTCACCTCACCACCACGGGCCACAGCTTTGGCAACACCCGCAACTGCGCCGAGTTCTGCGAGATGCGCCACGATCTTCTCCTCAACAACGACGCGCTCTTCTCCGTGAACCCCTGGCGCGCTGACTGCGCCCAAAACCCCGTCTCCCCCCAGGCCGGCACCTGGGAGTACGCCCGCAACGGCTGGTGCCCGGGCGCCGTCGCCGTGGGCGATCGCGTCGACCTCACCGACGCAGTTCAGGCCGGCGAAAACACCCTCTCCCTCGACATCCTCCTGGCCGACGGCAGCGAGTACGACAACACCTCCCCCGTCGATCTTCTCCCCTCCACCCAGGTCGCCCTCAAGCTCTACGTGTGGCGCTGA
- a CDS encoding choice-of-anchor D domain-containing protein, with product MMDASLFSTLALRGAASLALTLMFVGCSGDSDTADPVELPDTDIEDVSEDTGPDAEPDLDSEPDTLAGPPNIDVSPIAIAFEDVRLGEEDSAIVTIRNTGESPLIVTRLAIEHFQLPGTTPQFRPGDGWADSFELAPNTYRDVTIRWEPTLYTGIGGRLIIGSDDPDTPEVIIPIQSTSAYAQAEAPRYVNFGSVSVGETATREITVYNRGFDPLNITALTSTGDEEFASQFSARALEPQLPAFLQRNDKIDLELSFTPTTEEIASGQLTIAANLPDGPDIIVELQGNGPAPCIRTSGDLDFGELLPGAETSEDIVLLNCSRDRSLTISELELTNDGGGVFSLPAPPTLPLVLGIAQTEAIAIDANLNVEQEALGQLTLTTNDPTQSEVVLQLRARPVDEPGE from the coding sequence ATGATGGACGCCTCCCTCTTCTCCACCCTCGCGCTTCGCGGCGCCGCCTCCCTCGCTCTGACCCTGATGTTCGTTGGCTGCTCCGGCGACAGCGACACCGCCGACCCGGTCGAGCTCCCCGACACCGACATCGAGGATGTCTCCGAAGACACCGGCCCCGACGCCGAGCCCGACCTCGACAGTGAGCCCGACACTCTGGCCGGCCCCCCCAACATCGACGTCAGCCCCATCGCCATCGCCTTTGAAGACGTGCGCCTTGGCGAAGAAGACAGCGCCATCGTCACCATCCGCAACACCGGCGAAAGCCCGCTCATCGTCACTCGCCTGGCCATCGAGCACTTCCAGCTCCCGGGCACCACGCCCCAGTTTCGCCCCGGCGATGGCTGGGCCGACAGCTTCGAGCTCGCGCCCAACACCTACCGCGACGTGACCATCCGCTGGGAGCCCACCCTCTACACCGGCATCGGCGGCCGCCTCATCATCGGCAGCGACGACCCGGACACCCCCGAAGTCATCATCCCCATCCAGTCCACTTCCGCCTACGCCCAGGCCGAAGCCCCGCGCTACGTCAACTTCGGCTCGGTCAGCGTCGGTGAGACCGCCACCCGCGAGATCACCGTCTACAACCGCGGCTTCGACCCGCTCAACATCACCGCGCTCACCTCCACCGGCGACGAGGAGTTCGCCTCCCAGTTCAGCGCCCGCGCGCTTGAGCCCCAACTCCCCGCCTTCCTGCAGCGCAACGATAAGATCGACCTCGAGCTGAGCTTCACCCCCACCACCGAGGAGATCGCCAGCGGCCAGCTCACCATCGCTGCCAACCTCCCCGACGGCCCCGACATCATCGTCGAGCTCCAGGGTAACGGCCCCGCCCCCTGCATCCGCACCAGCGGCGACCTCGACTTCGGCGAGCTCCTGCCGGGCGCCGAGACCAGCGAAGATATCGTTTTGCTCAACTGCAGCCGCGACCGCTCCCTGACCATCAGCGAGCTTGAGCTCACCAACGACGGCGGCGGCGTCTTCAGCCTCCCCGCCCCCCCCACCCTCCCGCTCGTGCTGGGCATCGCCCAGACCGAGGCCATCGCCATCGACGCCAACCTCAACGTCGAACAGGAGGCCCTGGGTCAGCTCACCCTCACCACCAACGACCCCACGCAGAGCGAGGTCGTGTTGCAACTTCGCGCGCGACCGGTCGACGAGCCTGGCGAATAA
- a CDS encoding RCC1 domain-containing protein translates to MLRPYATSLVVLLLASLLSAGCASVEPDWNIEPDASSPDTDAPDSGQPDLGLPDADPTDVGEDADAAPEDDADTTEPLPCDGLCGPNEQCRDEVCVDLCDEAGFVCGDHTLSGQAVSCGSCDLGACQEGQCVDVCGEVGAECGDIYIDGTRYSCADCAGGERCAPNNLCVADQNFVDLSAGAEHTCALRPNGQVRCWGRGDDGQLGNRAYSGSQFPTASFNIDGALQVSAGNFHTCALMGDNRVRCWGLNAQGQLGTGTTNNANQPMAVTSLLDVTHISAGGNHSCARTSLGLVRCWGFNAQGQLGGGNLTATLSKINVQNQGGGNFDQVVDISLGNNHSCALRTSGEVWCWGLNDKSQLGVSGTQGATTPRQVFNLPASRRISAGYDHTCALTLDGDVYCWGRNDNGQLGRGTSGSPGLAQRVNLPADAVDVAAGWLHTCAALVDGSTHCWGDNARSQLSRASTLGDSASPISVPLLEEVYRVAAGRYHSCALSTSGEAFCWGAAENGQLGDGTQGDANNVRITPVQVAP, encoded by the coding sequence GTGTTACGCCCCTACGCTACCTCTCTTGTCGTCCTCCTGCTGGCCTCGCTGCTCAGCGCCGGCTGCGCAAGCGTCGAGCCCGACTGGAACATCGAGCCCGATGCGTCCTCGCCAGACACCGACGCGCCAGACAGCGGCCAGCCCGACCTGGGCCTCCCCGACGCCGACCCGACCGACGTCGGCGAAGACGCCGACGCCGCCCCCGAAGACGACGCCGACACCACCGAGCCGCTTCCCTGCGACGGCCTCTGCGGCCCCAACGAACAATGCCGCGACGAGGTCTGCGTCGACCTCTGCGACGAGGCCGGCTTTGTGTGCGGCGACCACACCCTTTCCGGTCAGGCGGTGAGCTGCGGCAGCTGCGACCTCGGCGCCTGTCAGGAAGGACAATGTGTCGACGTCTGCGGGGAGGTCGGCGCCGAATGCGGCGACATCTACATCGACGGCACCCGGTACAGCTGCGCGGACTGCGCCGGCGGCGAGCGCTGCGCGCCAAATAACCTCTGCGTGGCGGACCAGAATTTTGTTGATCTTAGCGCCGGCGCCGAACACACCTGCGCGCTCCGCCCCAATGGTCAGGTCCGCTGCTGGGGACGCGGCGACGATGGCCAGCTTGGCAACCGCGCCTACTCCGGCAGCCAGTTCCCCACCGCATCCTTCAACATCGACGGCGCCCTTCAGGTCAGCGCCGGCAACTTCCACACCTGCGCGCTCATGGGCGACAACCGCGTGCGCTGCTGGGGCCTCAACGCCCAGGGCCAGCTCGGCACCGGCACCACCAACAACGCCAACCAGCCCATGGCGGTCACAAGCCTCCTCGACGTGACGCACATCTCCGCCGGCGGAAACCACTCCTGCGCCCGAACCTCGCTGGGGCTCGTGCGCTGCTGGGGCTTCAACGCCCAGGGCCAGCTCGGTGGCGGCAACCTCACCGCCACCCTCTCCAAGATCAATGTACAAAACCAGGGCGGCGGCAACTTCGACCAGGTCGTCGACATCAGCCTGGGCAACAACCACTCCTGCGCGCTGCGCACCTCTGGCGAGGTCTGGTGCTGGGGGCTCAATGACAAAAGCCAGCTCGGTGTGAGCGGCACCCAGGGCGCCACCACCCCGCGCCAGGTCTTCAACCTCCCGGCTTCGCGTCGCATCAGCGCCGGCTACGACCACACCTGCGCGCTGACCCTCGACGGCGACGTCTACTGCTGGGGTCGCAACGACAACGGCCAGCTCGGCCGCGGCACCTCCGGCTCTCCGGGGCTTGCCCAACGGGTCAACCTCCCGGCCGACGCCGTCGACGTGGCCGCCGGCTGGTTGCACACCTGCGCGGCCCTCGTCGACGGCAGCACCCACTGCTGGGGCGACAACGCCCGCAGCCAGCTCAGCCGCGCCTCCACCCTGGGCGACAGCGCCTCACCCATCTCCGTCCCCTTGCTTGAAGAGGTCTACCGCGTGGCCGCCGGCCGCTACCACAGCTGCGCGCTGAGCACCTCCGGCGAAGCCTTCTGCTGGGGTGCGGCCGAAAACGGTCAGCTCGGCGACGGCACCCAGGGCGACGCTAACAACGTGCGGATCACCCCGGTGCAGGTAGCGCCTTAA
- a CDS encoding 2-keto-4-pentenoate hydratase, protein MTTHDPERVERAAQMLWDAQFSQTPCAPLSQSFEGLSVQESYAIQGLVGRWRELRHGLDGKRPARLVGHKIGLTSEAIQSWLKVSEPDFGLLLSDMVVNDSMVASTSTLLQPRAEAEVAFVLKEDLSGPGVTAAQVVHATEYVMAAIEIIDSRIADWKITYEDTIADNASSGLFVLGGRPRKIEDVDLRLCGMAMRKNGRMVSTGAGAACLGHPVNAVVWLANKLGEFGQGLKAGQVVLSGALGPVCDVAAGDFVEAEISGLGRVTVRFGE, encoded by the coding sequence ATGACCACCCATGATCCGGAGCGCGTGGAGCGTGCCGCGCAGATGCTCTGGGATGCCCAGTTCAGTCAGACCCCCTGTGCGCCTTTGAGCCAGAGTTTTGAGGGGCTGAGCGTGCAGGAATCCTACGCGATTCAGGGGTTGGTGGGGCGCTGGCGAGAGCTTCGCCACGGGCTCGACGGCAAGCGGCCTGCGCGGCTGGTGGGCCATAAGATCGGGCTGACGAGCGAGGCGATTCAGAGCTGGCTGAAGGTCAGTGAGCCCGACTTCGGGCTGCTTTTGAGCGATATGGTGGTGAACGATTCGATGGTGGCGTCGACCTCGACGCTTTTGCAGCCGCGGGCGGAGGCGGAGGTGGCCTTTGTGCTCAAGGAAGACCTGAGCGGTCCGGGGGTCACGGCCGCCCAGGTGGTGCACGCTACGGAGTATGTGATGGCGGCGATTGAGATCATCGATTCGCGCATCGCCGACTGGAAGATCACCTACGAAGATACGATCGCCGACAACGCGTCGAGCGGGCTTTTTGTGCTGGGCGGGCGGCCGCGAAAGATCGAAGACGTGGACCTGCGGCTGTGCGGGATGGCGATGCGCAAGAACGGTCGGATGGTCTCCACGGGGGCGGGGGCGGCGTGTCTGGGGCATCCGGTCAACGCGGTGGTCTGGCTGGCGAATAAGCTCGGGGAGTTTGGCCAGGGCTTAAAGGCCGGGCAGGTGGTGTTGAGCGGGGCGCTGGGGCCGGTGTGCGATGTGGCCGCGGGCGATTTCGTCGAAGCGGAGATCTCGGGGCTGGGGCGAGTGACGGTGCGATTTGGAGAGTGA
- a CDS encoding acetaldehyde dehydrogenase (acetylating), with the protein MGKVKVAILGSGNIGTDLMMKLQRSEVLELAMLGGIDEASEGLKRAAELGVATTHRGIEGLMEDACFGEVELVFDATSAYAHARHAELLKAAGKRVVDMTPAAIGPYVVPVCNLQEHREAPNVNMVTCGGQATIPVVWAVSQVAKVAYAEIVAAIASRSAGPGTRANIDEFTVTTSRAIEEVGGAAKGKAIIILNPAEPPLIMRDTVHVFSELADTEAIRSSVERVVEKVAEYVPGYRLVREPILEVFDEANPLRVPGEAPRTGVHTTVLLEVEGAGDFLPAYAGNLDIMTAAALKMGELLVS; encoded by the coding sequence ATGGGTAAGGTGAAGGTGGCGATTCTGGGTTCCGGCAATATCGGGACGGACCTGATGATGAAGTTGCAGCGCTCTGAGGTGCTGGAGCTCGCGATGCTGGGGGGCATCGACGAGGCGTCGGAGGGCTTAAAGCGCGCCGCTGAGCTGGGCGTGGCGACGACGCATCGGGGGATTGAGGGGTTGATGGAGGACGCGTGTTTTGGAGAGGTGGAGCTGGTCTTTGATGCGACCAGCGCCTATGCGCACGCCCGGCATGCGGAACTTCTTAAGGCCGCCGGAAAACGGGTGGTGGATATGACGCCGGCGGCGATCGGGCCTTATGTGGTGCCGGTGTGCAACCTTCAGGAACATCGCGAGGCGCCGAACGTGAATATGGTGACCTGCGGGGGGCAGGCGACGATTCCGGTGGTGTGGGCGGTGAGTCAGGTGGCGAAGGTCGCCTATGCGGAGATCGTCGCGGCGATTGCGAGTCGCTCCGCCGGTCCGGGCACGCGGGCGAATATCGATGAGTTTACGGTCACGACGTCGCGGGCGATCGAAGAGGTGGGAGGCGCGGCGAAGGGAAAGGCGATCATCATTTTGAACCCGGCGGAGCCGCCGCTGATCATGCGCGATACCGTGCATGTGTTTTCGGAGCTGGCCGATACCGAGGCCATCCGCAGCTCTGTGGAAAGGGTTGTGGAAAAGGTTGCGGAGTATGTGCCGGGGTATCGCCTGGTGCGCGAGCCGATCCTTGAAGTGTTTGATGAGGCGAATCCGCTGCGGGTTCCGGGGGAGGCGCCGCGGACCGGCGTGCACACCACGGTGCTGCTGGAGGTGGAAGGGGCGGGTGACTTCTTGCCGGCCTATGCCGGGAACCTCGACATCATGACGGCTGCCGCGTTGAAGATGGGCGAGCTGCTGGTCAGCTAA
- the dmpG gene encoding 4-hydroxy-2-oxovalerate aldolase — protein MTTSTSSKKILVNDCTLRDGMHALGHQYSVEQMVAVARKLDEAKVDIVEVSHGDGLQGNSFNYGFSAHTEREYIEAVRAELKYARLAALLLPGIGTRADIDEAKAMGVDTIRVATHCTEADVARQHIEHGRKLGLDTVGFLMMAHMTPTAELVRQAKLMESYGAHCVYVTDSAGALLMEETREKVGALREALECQVGFHNHNNLGLGVANTIVAIEAGADRVDGSVAGMGAGAGNCPLEVLIAVCERTGIATGLELYPLIDCADQIVRPLQRRPVQTDGNALMLGYAGVYSSFLLHTERAAERFGVDPRDILVELGRRGMVGGQEDMILDVAMELKSR, from the coding sequence ATGACGACTTCGACTTCGTCGAAAAAGATCCTTGTGAACGACTGCACGCTGCGCGATGGGATGCACGCGCTGGGCCACCAGTATTCGGTGGAGCAGATGGTGGCGGTCGCCAGAAAACTCGATGAGGCGAAGGTCGATATTGTGGAGGTGAGCCACGGCGATGGCTTGCAGGGGAACTCGTTTAATTACGGGTTCTCTGCGCACACGGAGCGCGAGTATATCGAGGCGGTGCGCGCGGAGCTCAAGTACGCCAGGCTCGCTGCGCTGCTCTTGCCGGGGATTGGCACGCGGGCGGATATCGATGAAGCGAAAGCGATGGGGGTGGACACCATTCGCGTGGCGACGCATTGCACCGAGGCGGATGTGGCGCGCCAGCATATCGAGCACGGGCGTAAGCTGGGGCTGGATACGGTGGGGTTTTTGATGATGGCGCATATGACGCCGACCGCCGAGCTCGTGCGCCAGGCGAAGCTGATGGAGAGCTACGGGGCGCATTGTGTGTACGTGACGGATTCGGCCGGCGCGCTCCTGATGGAGGAGACGCGCGAGAAGGTCGGGGCGTTGCGCGAGGCGCTCGAGTGCCAGGTGGGTTTTCATAACCACAACAACCTGGGGCTGGGCGTGGCCAACACGATTGTGGCGATTGAGGCGGGGGCCGACCGCGTGGATGGCTCGGTGGCGGGGATGGGGGCCGGGGCGGGGAATTGCCCGCTGGAGGTCTTGATCGCGGTGTGTGAGCGCACGGGCATTGCGACGGGGCTTGAGCTTTATCCGCTTATCGACTGTGCGGACCAGATCGTGCGGCCCCTGCAGCGTCGGCCGGTGCAGACCGACGGCAACGCGCTGATGCTAGGGTATGCCGGGGTGTATTCGTCGTTTTTGTTGCATACCGAGCGGGCCGCCGAGCGTTTTGGGGTGGATCCGCGCGATATCCTGGTGGAGCTGGGCCGGCGAGGCATGGTTGGTGGTCAGGAAGATATGATTCTCGACGTGGCGATGGAGCTGAAGTCACGTTGA
- a CDS encoding 2-keto-4-pentenoate hydratase: MALSEETIQSLAAKVDEAARTTTPLVMLTAEIPELTLDEAYTIQRASMARRFERGESLVGMKMGLTSRAKMEQMGVHEPIYGHLTSAMTLPDGATIAHGDYCHPRVEPEIAFIMGEDLSGTPTPQEALRAVSGVCGALEIIDSRYKDFKFTLIDVVADNASSTGYVLGTKLKHPATLELGNLGMVMSVNGQVVETGSSAAILEHPARSLAALVKMLNARGEGLKKGQVVLAGGATKAVALKPGDQVTLEVEGLGRVELGVAG; this comes from the coding sequence ATGGCGCTTAGTGAAGAGACGATTCAGAGCCTTGCCGCGAAGGTCGATGAGGCCGCCCGCACGACGACCCCGCTGGTGATGCTGACCGCGGAGATTCCGGAGCTGACGCTCGACGAAGCGTATACGATTCAGCGTGCCTCGATGGCGCGTCGCTTTGAGCGCGGCGAGTCGCTGGTGGGCATGAAGATGGGGCTGACCAGCCGGGCGAAGATGGAGCAGATGGGGGTGCATGAGCCGATTTACGGGCACCTCACAAGCGCGATGACGCTCCCGGATGGGGCGACGATCGCGCATGGCGACTATTGCCATCCGCGGGTGGAGCCGGAGATCGCGTTCATCATGGGGGAAGACCTCAGCGGGACGCCGACGCCTCAGGAGGCTCTGCGGGCGGTGAGCGGTGTGTGTGGCGCGCTGGAGATCATCGATAGTCGCTACAAGGACTTTAAGTTCACGTTGATCGATGTGGTGGCCGACAACGCCTCGTCGACGGGCTATGTGCTGGGGACGAAGCTCAAGCATCCGGCGACCCTGGAGTTGGGGAACCTGGGGATGGTGATGAGCGTCAACGGTCAGGTGGTGGAGACGGGCTCATCGGCGGCGATTCTGGAGCATCCGGCGCGTTCGCTGGCCGCACTTGTGAAGATGCTCAACGCCCGTGGTGAGGGGCTGAAGAAGGGGCAGGTGGTGCTGGCGGGAGGGGCGACGAAGGCGGTGGCGCTTAAGCCCGGCGACCAGGTGACCCTGGAGGTTGAGGGGTTGGGGAGGGTGGAGCTGGGTGTGGCAGGTTGA